From Domibacillus sp. DTU_2020_1001157_1_SI_ALB_TIR_016, a single genomic window includes:
- a CDS encoding diacylglycerol/lipid kinase family protein, whose product MYLFIINPSSGNGQAVFLWKKVEGILKKKQIPYEALVGGSDVAAREFIWKRMKEKKIKAVGVIGGDGTFHAVIQDLVYADTVAALLPAGSGNDLARMFGLTKNPHAFVEGLLSKTPQQIDVLKVNNSFGLTVSGIGLDAHIAGQAARAFYKKTLHKLGAGGLSYKLSALSSIIRYKPFKSIVTIDEDQYISDHTWMIASGNTSLYGGGLVICPYAHPIDGVADVTLVHTVSRRRLLFRLFPLLMKGDPVLRAGVAYKKGKSIMVQTSRPVPVMVDGEVIGMTPAAISIQEKAIYLIITT is encoded by the coding sequence ATGTACCTATTTATTATCAACCCGTCTTCCGGAAACGGACAGGCGGTTTTTTTGTGGAAAAAAGTTGAGGGTATTTTAAAAAAGAAACAGATTCCTTATGAAGCGCTTGTGGGAGGTTCGGACGTAGCAGCCCGTGAGTTTATTTGGAAGCGGATGAAAGAAAAAAAGATAAAAGCTGTGGGAGTGATCGGCGGCGACGGAACCTTTCACGCGGTTATACAGGACCTTGTTTACGCGGATACAGTGGCTGCTTTACTTCCGGCCGGGTCGGGAAATGATCTCGCCCGTATGTTTGGCTTGACGAAAAATCCACATGCTTTTGTAGAAGGCCTGCTGTCAAAAACTCCGCAGCAGATTGATGTGTTGAAAGTCAACAACAGCTTTGGGCTGACGGTTTCCGGTATTGGCCTGGATGCTCATATTGCCGGACAGGCAGCCCGGGCTTTTTATAAAAAAACGCTTCATAAACTTGGGGCAGGCGGCCTATCTTATAAGCTCAGCGCCCTTTCATCCATTATTCGCTACAAGCCATTTAAAAGCATTGTTACGATTGATGAGGATCAATACATATCAGACCACACCTGGATGATCGCAAGCGGCAATACGTCTTTGTATGGGGGAGGGCTTGTCATTTGTCCATATGCCCATCCTATTGATGGAGTAGCCGACGTTACACTTGTGCATACTGTGTCGAGAAGACGGCTGCTTTTTCGGCTGTTTCCACTTCTTATGAAAGGGGACCCGGTACTGCGTGCAGGGGTTGCCTATAAAAAAGGAAAAAGTATCATGGTTCAAACGAGCCGGCCGGTGCCGGTAATGGTTGATGGTGAAGTAATTGGCATGACGCCTGCTGCCATTTCTATTCAAGAAAAAGCTATTTATCTCATCATCACTACGTAA